Proteins encoded together in one Oceanobacillus iheyensis HTE831 window:
- a CDS encoding DNA topology modulation protein, whose product MKKIVLIGSGGSGKSTLAKQLGKKLKINVFHLDALFWKPNWIGVSKDEQRIIQKDLVKRQEWIIDGNYGGTMEIRLNSADTIIFLDIPRIICVYRAFKRILKYKNKTRPDMGEGCEERFDLDFFRWIWNYPKVKKPGILKNLEQFSEDKHKQVIVLKSPSEVKNFIEKV is encoded by the coding sequence ATGAAAAAAATTGTTCTGATTGGTTCTGGTGGTTCGGGGAAATCCACACTTGCAAAGCAATTAGGTAAAAAGTTAAAAATAAACGTTTTTCATCTTGATGCTTTGTTTTGGAAACCTAATTGGATAGGTGTCTCAAAGGATGAACAAAGAATAATACAGAAGGATTTAGTGAAAAGACAAGAATGGATTATTGATGGCAATTATGGTGGAACAATGGAAATAAGGCTTAATTCAGCAGATACAATAATTTTTCTCGATATTCCTCGCATTATTTGTGTTTATCGTGCTTTTAAAAGAATATTAAAGTACAAAAATAAAACAAGACCTGATATGGGAGAGGGTTGTGAAGAAAGGTTTGATCTAGATTTTTTTAGATGGATATGGAATTATCCAAAGGTCAAAAAACCAGGAATATTAAAAAACCTTGAACAATTTTCTGAGGATAAACATAAACAAGTTATTGTTTTAAAATCACCCTCAGAAGTTAAAAATTTTATAGAAAAAGTGTGA
- a CDS encoding RNA polymerase alpha subunit C-terminal domain-containing protein, with the protein MTVEKSLRVCKKGHKYYKSSDCPSCPSCDKENKPKIGFLSKLSSPARNALVHEGIDTLQALSKYTEKEILKIHGIGPVSLPIMRASLEEEGLSFKE; encoded by the coding sequence TTGACAGTAGAAAAAAGTTTGAGGGTATGTAAAAAGGGACATAAGTATTACAAAAGTAGTGATTGTCCAAGTTGTCCTAGCTGTGATAAGGAGAATAAGCCTAAAATTGGCTTCCTCTCGAAACTCAGTTCACCTGCAAGAAATGCATTAGTTCACGAAGGGATTGACACTTTGCAAGCACTATCAAAGTACACTGAAAAAGAAATATTAAAAATTCATGGTATTGGACCAGTCTCCTTACCTATTATGAGAGCTTCATTAGAAGAAGAAGGGTTATCATTTAAAGAATAA